Sequence from the ANME-2 cluster archaeon genome:
TAATTATGGGGCCGGTATCCACGCCTTCGTCCACGAAATGCACGGTACATCCGCTTACCTTGACCCCATGGTCGAAAGCCTTTTGCTGACCATGCAATCCGGGGAAGGATGGCAACAGTGCGGGGTGGATATTTATCATCCTGCCTTTATATGGTGTCAGCAGGGTCGGGCCCACCACGCGCATATATCCTGCCAGCAGGACCAGTGTGATGTCGTGTTCTGCCAGGATGCGCAGAATTTCATTCTCAAAACCGGATCTATTTTCGTAGTTATCAGGATCCACAAAGACAGCTTCTATACCGTGCTGTTTTGCCCGCACAAATGCAAAGGTGCCGTTCGCATCACTGATAACCACTTTTATCGATGCACGGGGGATAGTGCCATTGTTAATATTGTCGATTATGGACTGCAGGTTTGAGCCCCGGCCTGAGACAAGAACCGCGATGTTCGTGATATTCATATGATGATTTCCTGGGTAACAGTGATACAGGGTTGAGCATCTGGTTAGATAGCAGGATGATAATTAAGTTTTACTGATAAGTCAGGTTTTTCAATCGAATTTATGTACAAGCGGGTATTAAAGAAATATCAGGTGCTCGAAATATGTCCGATAACAATATGATCACTGCTGACATGAAAATAGAAGAGATAGTAGCTAAATACCC
This genomic interval carries:
- the purN gene encoding phosphoribosylglycinamide formyltransferase, with translation MNITNIAVLVSGRGSNLQSIIDNINNGTIPRASIKVVISDANGTFAFVRAKQHGIEAVFVDPDNYENRSGFENEILRILAEHDITLVLLAGYMRVVGPTLLTPYKGRMINIHPALLPSFPGLHGQQKAFDHGVKVSGCTVHFVDEGVDTGPIIIQRCVPVLENDTPDVLADRILEQEHRIFPEAVRLFVEGKLRIEGRKVRIIG